One segment of Palaemon carinicauda isolate YSFRI2023 chromosome 35, ASM3689809v2, whole genome shotgun sequence DNA contains the following:
- the pAbp gene encoding polyadenylate-binding protein isoform X2 — translation MYNIKVITALNLWCSTVHSLRLISLFFQVATDEMGNSKGYGFVHFETEEAARNAIQKVNGMLLNGKKVYVGKFIPRAEREKELGEKAKRFTNVYVKNFGDDLDDEKLYEVFSAFGKISSHRVMVTDDGKSKGFGFVAFEEPEAAEKACEEYNGKDLNGKIIYVGRAQKKGERQAELKKKFELLKIERMNRYQGVNLYIKNLDDSIDDERLRKEFSNYGTITSAKVMTEDGRSKGFGFVCFSTPEEATRAVTEMNGRILVSKPLYVALAQRREDRKAHLASQYMQRVAGMRMQQMGQMFQPGGTSYFMPTMPQAQRFYSPQMAQIRATPRWPAQPAAQVRAGAQATTTFPMQAAPFRTAPRQAQPGPRNVRPMAAAAAAAQQQPMPNLMQAGRPVAPNAGGVPPAAMNNAARASNYKYTNNMRNPPAVSGGGPAAAAAVAPVAQPAVHIQGQEPLTPSMLASAMPQEQKQMLGERLFPLIRDIYPELAGKITGMLLEIDNSDLLHMLEDRISLKAKVEEAVAVLQAHQAKQQVAAVVAAQKKDDV, via the coding sequence GTTAATCAGTCTCTTCTTTCAGGTTGCAACGGATGAAATGGGCAATTCGAAAGGGTACGGGTTTGTTCACTTTGAGACTGAAGAAGCTGCACGGAATGCTATCCAGAAAGTGAACGGCATGTTGTTGAATGGAAAGAAAGTGTACGTAGGAAAGTTCATCCCAAGAGCCGAACGCGAGAAGGAGTTGGGTGAGAAGGCCAAGCGCTTCACTAATGTGTATGTTAAGAACTTTGGTGATGATTTGGATGATGAGAAGCTCTATGAGGTATTCAGTGCTTTTGGCAAGATCAGCAGCCACAGGGTAATGGTTACAGATGATGGAAAGAGCAAAGGATTTGGATTTGTAGCCTTTGAGGAACCTGAAGCAGCTGAGAAAGCGTGTGAGGAGTACAACGGTAAGGATTTGAATGGAAAGATCATCTATGTTGGGAGAGCCCAGAAGAAGGGAGAGCGTCAGGCAGAGTTGAAAAAGAAGTTCGAGCTCTTGAAGATAGAACGCATGAACAGATACCAGGGAGTGAATCTTTACATCAAGAATTTGGATGACTCTATTGATGATGAACGCCTACGTAAAGAGTTCTCTAATTATGGTACGATCACCAGTGCCAAGGTTATGACTGAAGATGGCCGTTCCAAAGGATTTGGTTTCGTCTGTTTCTCCACTCCTGAAGAGGCGACCCGTGCCGTCACCGAAATGAATGGCCGTATTTTGGTGAGCAAGCCCTTATATGTAGCACTCGCCCAGCGGCGCGAGGACCGTAAGGCCCATCTAGCATCACAGTACATGCAGCGTGTTGCTGGAATGCGCATGCAGCAAATGGGACAGATGTTCCAGCCTGGCGGTACTAGCTATTTTATGCCAACCATGCCACAAGCCCAGCGCTTCTACTCGCCACAGATGGCACAAATCAGAGCTACTCCTCGTTGGCCAGCCCAGCCAGCGGCCCAAGTGCGTGCAGGTGCTCAAGCCACAACAACCTTCCCTATGCAAGCTGCTCCTTTCAGGACAGCACCACGTCAAGCTCAACCAGGTCCACGAAATGTCAGGCCTATGGCGGCAGCGGCAGCAGCAGCTCAACAACAACCCATGCCCAACTTGATGCAAGCAGGTAGACCCGTGGCCCCGAATGCGGGCGGGGTGCCTCCCGCAGCCATGAACAATGCAGCCCGTGCTTCGAATTACAAGTACACAAACAACATGCGCAACCCTCCTGCAGTTTCAGGAGGCGGTCCTGCAGCTGCAGCTGCTGTGGCTCCGGTCGCTCAACCAGCAGTCCACATTCAGGGTCAGGAGCCTCTTACTCCATCTATGCTTGCTTCCGCTATGCCCCAAGAGCAGAAACAGATGCTCGGAGAACGTCTGTTCCCGCTCATTCGCGATATCTATCCGGAACTTGCCGGGAAGATCACGGGAATGCTTCTAGAGATCGACAATTCCGACCTCTTGCACATGCTCGAGGATAGGATCTCTCTGAAGGCTAAAGTTGAAGAGGCTGTCGCTGTGCTTCAGGCCCACCAAGCCAAGCAGCAAGTAGCTGCTGTTGTGGCTGCTCAGAAGAAGGATGACGTTTAA